CGGCGCGGTGGTGTAAATCGGCCCGTCGTAGCCGTACTTGAACAGGATGGGGATGAGCGCGGAGTGGTCCAGGTGGGCGTGGGTCAACACGACGGCGTCCAGCGAGTTCGGGCCCGCAGCCAGCGCCTCGGGAGCCTGGAGGTACGGCACCTCCCCCTCCGCACCGGGCTTGTCGCCACAGTCGATGAGGATGCGAGATTCGGGCGTCGAGAGGATGAACGACGCGCGCCCGACCTCCCGGCAACAGCCCAGCGTGGTGAGTCGGACCCAGTCCTCGTCGCTCGTCGTGGGGCGGTTTATCTGGCGGCCGACGCGCTGGAGGATGTCTCGCCGTTCCTCGCGTTCCTGCTTGAGGTAGTTCCGGACGTTCGAGACGGTCGAGGACTCCATCGGCGGCGTCCGGACGACCTCGGGGGTCCAGCCGACGGAGGCCGATATCTCGTCGAGGGTCGCCCCGTGGCGGCCGATGACGCGGCCGGGCTTCTCGGCCTCGATGAACACTTCGCCGGTCTGGCGGTCGAAGTCGAGGTTCTGGACGCCGGCGTCCTCGGGAATCGTCTGCGTGATTCGGGCCTCGGCCTCGTTAGGCGGGACGAGAGCGCCCTGCGTGGGCCGGACGTTGATACGCTTGCGGAGCGTCTGGGCGAGGTTCCGGACGATGCCGTCGCGGTTGGCGACCGTCTGTGCGTCCGGCGTGTAGATGACCAGTTCCGGCCCCTCGAAAGCGACCGATTCGATTTCGATGTCGTCCGGTGTCTCTTCTTCGACCTGTGCTTTGATTCGATCAAGTGTCTCGTCTGCGGAACTCATACGTGTGGAGATGGGAGGCCCGATAGCCGTCGGAAAACCACGGCTCTCGACTGCCGTTATCTAGCGGGAGTGCGAGCACGGTAAAGAACCTTTGCTTGTCTCGCCCGGCGTCCCGGCGGGAACCGGCGAATTTTAGTGTGGGACTGCGAGATATCTCCATATGGGCTTTGGTAGCTACGATGAATCCGAACAGAAGGACAACGACGTAGACGCGGACGACAGCGACGGCGTTGCGGTCCACGAGAACGACCACGACGGGTCGGTCTCCTTCGAGACGGAGGCATCGACGAGCGACCTCGTCGACAAGCTCGGCGACATGAAAGACGAAGACGACGAGGAGTAAGCGCCTCGAATACCGTCAGAACGGCGATTCCCGTCCGACTTTTTCGGCGAGTTCGCCGCGTTCGTCCAACTGTTCGAGGATGTCGCTCCCGCCGATGAACTCCCCGTCGACGAACGTCTGTGGAATCGTCTCGCGCCCGCTGTGCCGTTCGAGCGCCTCGCGGTAGGCGTCTGTCGCTTTGAGGACGTCCACCGTCTCGATGTCCTCGCGGTACTGTTTCAGGAGGCCGAGCGCCTTCTTCGAGTAGCCACACTGGGGCATCAGCTCGTTGCCTTTCATGAACAGCACGACCTCGTTGTCCGCGATGACGCTGTCGACCTGTTCTGTGACCTCTTCGGGCGAGAGTTCTTCGGGCTCGAATGCCATACGCACCCTAACGGCGTCGGCAATAAAGGCGTACCGACGGTGTGGCTCGTCGGCGACTGCCTACTCGGCTTCCTCGGGCGTCAGCGTCGTCAGCTCGATGGCGTGGATGTCGCGTGTCAGGTGGTCCCCCAGCGCGTCGTGGACGAGCTGGTGCTGGTCGACCAGCGACTCCCCCTCGAACGCCGGCGAGACCACGCGAACGGCGTAGTGTTTGTCGTCGTCGGGGT
This genomic window from Haloarcula sp. DT43 contains:
- a CDS encoding DUF5786 family protein, whose amino-acid sequence is MGFGSYDESEQKDNDVDADDSDGVAVHENDHDGSVSFETEASTSDLVDKLGDMKDEDDEE
- a CDS encoding glutaredoxin family protein, whose amino-acid sequence is MAFEPEELSPEEVTEQVDSVIADNEVVLFMKGNELMPQCGYSKKALGLLKQYREDIETVDVLKATDAYREALERHSGRETIPQTFVDGEFIGGSDILEQLDERGELAEKVGRESPF
- a CDS encoding BolA family protein, producing the protein MDEDAVAELIEEALPEARATVTTPRDPDDDKHYAVRVVSPAFEGESLVDQHQLVHDALGDHLTRDIHAIELTTLTPEEAE